Within the Candidatus Ruthia endofausta genome, the region CAGAATAGGCAATACACAATGCACCATGCACAAACACTTCTAGTTCAATATCTGGGCATTCTTGGCGAATTTCTTTAACTTCATCTAATGACAATTCACGCGAAAGAATAATGCGACTAATGCCCACATTTTTCCAAAATTTTACCGTTGCATAGTTAATCGAATTTGCCTGAACTGATAAGTGAACCACTTGGTTGGGAAATTTTTCTTTCACCATCATAATCAAACCAGGGTCTGCCATAATTAAAGCATCAGGATTAAAATTAACGATGGGCTCAATATCCTTCATGTAAGTTTTAATTTTGCTATTGTGGGGAATAATATTTGAGGCAACAAAGAATTTTTTATTATTTGCATGTGCCTCAAGTATGCCTTGTTCTAAAGTTTTGGCATCAAATGAGTTATTACGCACTCTGAGGCTGTATCTTGGTTGTCCTGCATAGATAGCATCTGCACCATAAGCATAAGCGTAGCGCATATGCTTAAGGCTACCAGCAGGAGAAAGTAGTTCTGGTTTGTTCATGTTTGTGTATTTTATCATCATCAGTTTATTAAATACCCTTATGTATAATGAGACGCGATATGTTTACAAAAAAAGACGTTCCAAGATTAAAGCAAGATTTAACCATTCAAACAAATTTACTTGGGACTAATTTAACCCTAAAAACACGCTGGGGTGTATTTAGCCCTCGCTCTATTGATGATGGTACTGAGTTATTCATGAAGCATTTAAAAATTGCCAATGATGATAAGTGTCTTGATTTAGGCTGTGGTTATGGTCCTATTGGTTTAACAGTTGCTAAGTTTTGTCCACAAACAGAAGTACACATGGTGGATAAAGATTTTGTTGCCGTAGAATTGTCAAACATCAATGCTAAACTTAACCATATTGATAATGCTCAGGCTTATTTATCAGATGCGTTTTTAAATGTTAATAAAAGAAATTATTTTGATCAAATATTATCAAACGTACCCGCAAAAATAGGCAGAGAGCAACTCAGTATTATTTTGTATGATGCTCATAATGCGTTAAGATCAGGCGGTAGAATAACATTTGTAACCATTAACGGTTTGAGGCACTTTATTAAAGATAATTTTAAATCCGTATTTGGTAATTATAAAAAACTCAAACAAGGGCAAAAATACACCATTTCCCAAGCGATTAAATAGAAAATATTTGTAAAATAATAATATATGAGTAAAATACTCAGCAATTAAACATTGAACAGGAGTAACACAATGGATGTAATGGACAGAATTCAACAGCAAGTAGACAGTGCAGCAGTTGTGCTTTATATGAAAGGCACACCTCAATTCCCACAGTGTGGTTTTTCTGCTACAGCGACAAAAACACTTGCCTCAACAGGTATTGAGTTTGCCTATGTTAATATTTTTGAAGATCAAGAAGTGTTTCAAAACTTGCCTGCATTTGCAGACTGGCCAACATTCCCTCAAATTTATTTCAACTCAGAGTTAGTGGGTGGTGGTGATATTATTGTTGAAATGGCTAAAATGGGTACTTTAAAAGGCGAAATGGAGAAAGCTAGCGAGAAGTTTGATGCCAAGTAGGGTTTTCTAGCGAACCACTATACAATTGATATAAACTAGTGTCTATTTGTTCTTAAAGTAGTGGAAACTTTGTTTTCACTACTTCTACCATCACAACAATCAAGCCCCCACACCTCACCACCATCATTGTATCTGTATAATCCATACCAACAATGAACATCAACACCTAACTAACAAGGGTTTTCTGACCAAACTAAATGAAAGACTCCCTAAGAGTACTTACCTAGTAATAAGCAAACCCATTTAAGGCAAATTCTCCAAGTCATTCGTGAAAAATTTGATTTAGTTGTAAGTGCGGCGTCAGGCAAAAGGAAAACAGGTAAGTTGATTAAGGTTATTCTGTTTGGTTCGCACGCTATACGGGTAAGTGGATGAATAAGCCAGAGACTGGTTATATCAGTGATTATGATATTTTAGTGATTGTTGATCAATATGACTTAGTAGCAAAGTTTGATTTGTGGAATACGATTGAAGATAGAGTAAGAGTCTTTTTACCACCGTTTTTTAAACTAGAATGTAACTTGACTGTACATACTTCGGATGAAGTTAATAATACGCTTAAAGAAGGACAGTACTTTTTTACTGGTATTAAAGACCAGGGGATTGCTGTTGTATGAGTTTAATAGGAAAGAGCTGGCTATGCCGGAAAACTTGACTCAGGAAGGGTATAGAAAATGGCGATTAGAGATTATGATGAATGGTTTGATAGTGCCAACCTATTTGAATAAGAGAGTCGTTCACTTATTAACTAAGCGGCTTTGTAAGGAAAAAATTAAGTCGTTTGGCTAGCAAATTAAGATTGGATTTATTTTTACAATCTTCTTAATTGATAGGCCTTGTTCTTTGAGCCAATTCTTGGCTTGAGATAGTTAGCAAAATAGATTTAACCAACTGCCAAAATTTCACTTTGATGGTGCTTGTGTTTGATATGGGGCAAGCTCATGCACAATGACATAATCAATCACACTCATTGGCGCCATGATGTTGTAATTCAACTGGTGCAAGTTGGCGTAATAATCAAGTCTAGGCAAGGGGTAATGTTTCTAAATGAATTTTTATACCACGTGTGAAAATGCGTTTCACTATCGCCACTTAGATAAAAGTACGCACCATCAAAATGTATTTGTGGTTTTTGCATGTGTATGAGTTTGAGTGGGTAGGTGTTGCCTAAATACAAAAACTCCTCATCCTTATGATAGTGCATTTTTTCGTTTGGTATTTTTAATCAGTGCTTGTTTTTTTCCAATCCAATATTGCTTTTCATGAATAGAGCTTTCAATTTTTTTGACACTTAGCCTGTTTAGTGCGCGTACCAACAGTTCTGTATTGTCAGAAATTTGTAAGCTTAGCGTTTTTTCGCTTAGAGCGAATAAGTTGATACTTCATGAGTTGAACCATTTATTAATATCGGTATAGAACGTTATTCTAATTTGTATATGAATGGGTAATGAGGTTTGATTTGACTTTAAAATAGAGCACATAATTTTTTTAAACTAAAAGATAGTGGAGAAGCTATAGCAACAAATAATAAAAGGGCAGACAATGCCAATATACAAAATTCTGAACCAATGAAGCCAGAACATGGAATATATGTTGATGGTGCAATGAGTATTAGTTTGAGCTCTGGCGTGGTTAAGATTGATTTTTATCAAGCACTTGGCATGATTGATGGTGATAAAAAGTAAGAGCAAAAAAGAAATGCGCAAAGCATTCCAGCCTCTTACAATATCAGTTGCTGGTTTGTTTGAATTAAATGACATTCTTGAAAAAGTGCTTAAAGCAATTAAAGACAGTGACACAACCCAAAAACTAAGTACCAATTAATCACAACTTTTTTAAATAATTGTTAGAGTTTATATTAATCAACCCAAGCTCTAGCGTTTTCAAACATTCTCATCCACGGGCTACGCTCATGCCATTTTTTTGGATGGTGTGAGTTTTGCACCGCTCTGAACACCCTTTCTGGATGTGGCATCATGATGGTGATCTGCCCAGATTCATTAGTAACGCCTGCTGTGGCAAAATCTGAGCCATTTGGATTGTGTGGATAGTTTTGTGTTGGCTTGCCATCATGATCAACATATTGCATGATTAAGTGGTTTTTATCCATTTGAGATGCAAAGCTTGCACGACCTTCGCCATGAGCAATGGCAATTGGCATGATTGAACCTGCCATATCTTTTAAGAAAATTGAATTTGATTGTTTGATTTGAGCTGAGGAAAAACGCGCTTCAAACTGCTCAGAAGTGTTGCGCTTAAAAATTGGGAAATGCTTACTACCAGGGATAATGTCTGTTAAATTGGAGATCATTTGGCAGCCATTACACACCCCGAGTGCAAAGCTATCATTACGATTGAAAAAAGCCTCAAATTCGTCTTTAGCACGTGCGTTATAGAGAATAGAGCTTGCCCAGCCTCTACCAGCACCAAGCACATCGCCATAGGAAAAACCACCACAAGCTACCAAGCCTTTAAAGCCAGTCAAAGATATTTTGCCAGATAAAATATCACTCATGTGTACGTCAATGGCATCAAATTCAGCTTTGGTGAATGCAGCGCCCATTTCTATTTGTCCATTAATTCCTTGTTCTCTTAGAATGGCGATCTTTGGTTTGGTTGAGGTTTTGATATAAGGCGCTGATACAGACTGATTTATATCGAAACTTAAATCAATTTTGATGCCTGATGTATTGTCACTAATGTTATTAAACTCTTCTTTAGCGCAATCCGGATTGTCTCTTAACTTAGCGATTTCAAATGAGGTAGTTGACCATAAGGATTGTAGTTCGGTCCTTGATTTAGTGTAAATAATTTTATTATTTGAAATGATTTCAATTGTGTCAGTGTGATTAATCGAGGCAATTTTTCGTGTGCAGCTTGACAATCCAACGTGGTTTAAAGCATCAATAACGGCTTGTTTGTTTTGTGTTTTAACTTGAATAACGCAGCCTAACTCTTCATTAAATAACTCTTCAATGCCACCATTAGAAGTAATGTCTAAGCCACAATGTGAAGCAAATGCCATTTCCATTAAAGTGATGATAATGCCACCATCACTTCTGTCATGATAAGCACTGATTAGAGCGTCTTTATTGAGTTGATTAATTGCGATAAAGAAACTCTTAAACACAGAGGCATCATCAAGATTAGGTGCATCTTTACCGACTTGGTTATAAACTTGTGCCAAGCAAGAGCCACCCATTCTATTTTTTCCAAAGCCAAGATCAATTAACAACAACTCGCTATCTTGGTCAGTTTCAAGTAGTGGTGTAAGTTGCAAACGAACATCAGAGGTTTTAGAAAAAGCAGTAATAATGAGTGAAAGTGGGGCAGTGACTGATTTATTCTCACCTTGTTCCTGCCATGAGGTTTTCATGCTCATTGAGTCTTTACCTACAGGCACTGTCAAGCCCAATTCTGGACATAAATCCATGCCCACAGTTTTAACGGCTGAGAATAATTTTGCGTCTTCGTTTGTATGTCCACTGGCACTCATCCAGTTGGCACTTAAACTAATGTGGTGAATATCTTCTATAAAGCCACCTAATATATTGGTTAAAGCTTCACCAATTGTCATTCTGGCTGCAGATTCAGCATTACACAATGCCAAAGGTGTTTTTTCACCCAAAGACATAATTTCGCCTTGATAGCCTGTGTAGTCTGCTAATGATATGGCGCAATCTGCAACAGGTACTTGCCATGGTCCTACAAACTGGTCGCGTGCGACCAAGCCAGTGACGCTTCTATCACCAATGGTAATTAAGAAATTTTTACTAGCAATGGTTGGGAGTTGTAATAATCTAGTAATAGCACCATCAATAGTGATATTACTAGTATCCAGCGCATTAAGATGATCACTTGTTGAGCGTGCATTAATACTGCTTTTTGGTGGATTGCCAAGCAGTACACTCATGGGTATATTAATGGGATTGTTGTTAAACAACTCATCGTTTAAGACAAGTATTTGTTCCTTGGTTGATTCGCCTAATACCGCAAAAGGCGCCTGCTCACGAGTACAGATATCTGTAAATGTTTTAAGGTTATTTTCTTCAACCGCTAACACGTAGCGCTCTTGTGATTCGTTACACCAAATTTCAAGTGGCGACATTTTAAAATCATCATTTGGAATGGCGCGTAATTGGAATTGCCCACCCCTACCAGAATCATTCACTAATTCAGGCAAGCCATTAGACAAACCGCCTGCGCCAATATCATGAATAGAAACAATCGGATTGTCTTTACCCATATTGGTGCAACTATCAATTACCTCTTGGGCGCGCCTTTGCATTTCAGGATTAGCACGTTGCACTGAAGCAAAATCTAAATCCTCGCTTTGCTCACCACTTTTAATACTTGATGCCGTGCCACCGCCCAAACCGATTAACATTGCTGGACCACCTAAAACGATAATCTTACTTCCCACTGGAATGTTACCTTTTTTAATGTGTTGTTCTTGAATGTGCCCCAAACCACCTACCAACATAATTGGCTTGTGATAGCCACGTACGTCGCCATTCGGCATTTTTTGCTCAAAAGTTCTAAAATAGCCCAAGGTGTTTGGACGACCAAATTCATTATTAAAACTAGCTGTTCCAATTGGCCCTTCAAGCATAATATCAAGTGCTGATTTAATTTGATTGGGCTTACCATAATCAACCTCCCAAGGTTGCTGAGCATTTTTAATGTTTAAATTAGAAACACTAAACCCACATAAACCTACTTTAGGCTTGGAGCCTTGACCCGTTGCACCCTCATCACGAATTTCCCCGCCAGAGCCTGTAGCTGCTCCTGAATGAGGTGCAATGGAAGTAGGGTGGTTGTGGGTTTCAACTTTCATTAAAATTGCTCGGTGTTCTTTTGAAGTGGTGTATTTACCCTTGGTGTCTGCATAAAAACGTCCACCTTGATAACCTGCCATCACCGCTGAATTGTCTGAATAAACACTCAACAAACCTTCTGGATGTTGATGATAAGTATTGCGAATCATGGAAAATAGGCTTTTTGCTTGGCGCTCACCATCAATCGTCCAATCTGCATTAAAAATTTTATGCCGACAATGCTCTGAATTTGCTTGTGCAAACATCATCAATTCAATATCTGTAGGATTGCGCTTTAGTTTGGTAAAACTAGCCACCAAATAGTCAATTTCTCCACTCGATAATGTCAAACCCAATTCTGCATTAGTACGTTCTAGCGCAGATTTCCCCTCAGCTAAAATATCAATATTTGTTAGTGGTTGAGGCTCAAAGTTGTCAAAAATTAAATGTGCATCATCAATTGAGCTAAGTGCTGACTCAGTCATTTTATCCATAATGATAGATAAAATTGCTTTTTTATTTGTGATTTTCTTATCAAAATGATAAATAATTCCTCGCTCAATACGACGCACTTTTTCGAGTCCGCACAAATGCAAAATGTCACTCGCCTTTGACGACCAAGGTGAGATTGTGCCAAGACGTGGAATGACAATAATTTGTGTGCTGTTCGTTATTTCAAGACGTGTGCTATAACTTAAAAGCCTTTCAAGTGTGGCTACCTCACCACTAGTTAGTGCATTTTCACAATTTGAAAAATGCACAAATTCAGTGCCCATTAGTTTAACGCCAAGGCGAGCTATTTTTTTATTAAATATATCTTGTTTAAAGCTGCTTAATGCTTGAATATGTTGAATGGTTTTAATCATGATCTTTTAATGGTTTTGACTATCAATTTTGTCTAATAATCTAATAATTACTTGGATTTCTTTGTTGTTTTCTAAAATACCAGGAATGCAATCGTCTGGTAGCACTACAGCATAACTTGACTCTATATTTTCATTGTCTTTAATAACTTTCTGCATTTTTTGATACCAATAATTAGGTAAATATAGTCTTAAATTTTCAATTGTTTTGATTGTCTCTTTGTTAATGCTATCTTATAAGTGCTAAGTTTTTGAATTCAGCATTTTTGTCTATCCTATTTTTTAAATAAAGAATTTCATTTCCCTTATAGCTTGGGTATAAGCACCTTGACACTGCATCAAAATAAAATCTGCCCCTGCTAAATAAGCGTGAGATAAATCAGCCTTAGGAAAACTACTTTTCTTCTTTTGCTAGTTTATATAAGACATAAATTGCCCCTGTGCGTGCCGAAATTTCGTTTGAACCAAGTAAATTAATTGCTGAATTAAACCGTTCATCCACTCGTTGGTTAATTTGTATTTTAATTTGTTTTTCTTGATTAGATACTCGAATAAAAAATAAGTAAATAAAGTGACAAATTTTTGCTTTAATTCTGATAAATTAATTACACCTTGTTGATAGAGTAAATAATCATTATAAAAAAAAGATGAATGCAATAGTACTGGCAAGTATAAAAACATATTTTGAATGATGGTTTTTTAGGGTTGCCACATGAGTTATAAAATAGCATCACAAAAAAGTTGCTTGATTTGTTGTAGAAATGTTGGATTGACTTTGGCAATAATTCTGCCTAATTTCTCAGCATTTATTGTATTTAATAAATGAGATAAGTTTTAAGTTTGAATCAATAAAGTTTTTTTCTATAGGAATAATATTGAGCCGGTGCTTTTTTGAGGTAATTTGAAAGCAAATCACATCATCAAATTTATTTGTATTTTTTCAATCATGACATTTTTCAAACTGCCCAATATAGGCATTAGCTTTTGTAAGTGTATGTATTACATGGTTTGAAATAAAGTTATTATTGTATCGATATTATAACTTATAACTGCGCCATCACTTCATCAGAAATATCGGCATTGTGATAGACTTCTTGGGTGTCGTCTAAATCTTCTAAGCGGTCAATCAGTTTCATGAATTTTTCTGCATCGCCCAGATTAAGTTCAACACGATTGGCAGGCTCCATGGTTACTTCGGCGTGGCTTGGCTTAAATTTTGCGCTTGTGAGTGCATCCTTAACTATAAAAAAATCCTCAGGTGTAGTGATGACATCAATAGGGCCATCATCATTAGTGATGATATCTTGCGCACCTGCATCAAGTGCTACTTCCATAATTTGGTCTTCATCGCCTGTCTCGAAGCTAATAAAGCCTTGTTTGATGAATAGATAAGACACCGAGCCATCTGTGCCTAAATTACCGCCGTGCTTTGAAAAAGCGTGGCGTACATCAGATACTGTGCGATTACGATTATCACTCAAACAATCAACCATAATAGCAGTACCGCCTAAGCCATAGCCTTCATAACGGATTTCTTCATAATTATCTCCATCAAGGTCGCCATTGCCACGTTTGACGGCATTCTCAATGGTGTCGCGTTTCATATTTGCTGCCAAGGCTTTGTCAATTACCATTCTAAGAGAGGGGTTGTTTTCAATCACACCACCAC harbors:
- a CDS encoding class I SAM-dependent methyltransferase, whose product is MFTKKDVPRLKQDLTIQTNLLGTNLTLKTRWGVFSPRSIDDGTELFMKHLKIANDDKCLDLGCGYGPIGLTVAKFCPQTEVHMVDKDFVAVELSNINAKLNHIDNAQAYLSDAFLNVNKRNYFDQILSNVPAKIGREQLSIILYDAHNALRSGGRITFVTINGLRHFIKDNFKSVFGNYKKLKQGQKYTISQAIK
- the grxD gene encoding Grx4 family monothiol glutaredoxin, which encodes MDVMDRIQQQVDSAAVVLYMKGTPQFPQCGFSATATKTLASTGIEFAYVNIFEDQEVFQNLPAFADWPTFPQIYFNSELVGGGDIIVEMAKMGTLKGEMEKASEKFDAK
- the purL gene encoding phosphoribosylformylglycinamidine synthase produces the protein MIKTIQHIQALSSFKQDIFNKKIARLGVKLMGTEFVHFSNCENALTSGEVATLERLLSYSTRLEITNSTQIIVIPRLGTISPWSSKASDILHLCGLEKVRRIERGIIYHFDKKITNKKAILSIIMDKMTESALSSIDDAHLIFDNFEPQPLTNIDILAEGKSALERTNAELGLTLSSGEIDYLVASFTKLKRNPTDIELMMFAQANSEHCRHKIFNADWTIDGERQAKSLFSMIRNTYHQHPEGLLSVYSDNSAVMAGYQGGRFYADTKGKYTTSKEHRAILMKVETHNHPTSIAPHSGAATGSGGEIRDEGATGQGSKPKVGLCGFSVSNLNIKNAQQPWEVDYGKPNQIKSALDIMLEGPIGTASFNNEFGRPNTLGYFRTFEQKMPNGDVRGYHKPIMLVGGLGHIQEQHIKKGNIPVGSKIIVLGGPAMLIGLGGGTASSIKSGEQSEDLDFASVQRANPEMQRRAQEVIDSCTNMGKDNPIVSIHDIGAGGLSNGLPELVNDSGRGGQFQLRAIPNDDFKMSPLEIWCNESQERYVLAVEENNLKTFTDICTREQAPFAVLGESTKEQILVLNDELFNNNPINIPMSVLLGNPPKSSINARSTSDHLNALDTSNITIDGAITRLLQLPTIASKNFLITIGDRSVTGLVARDQFVGPWQVPVADCAISLADYTGYQGEIMSLGEKTPLALCNAESAARMTIGEALTNILGGFIEDIHHISLSANWMSASGHTNEDAKLFSAVKTVGMDLCPELGLTVPVGKDSMSMKTSWQEQGENKSVTAPLSLIITAFSKTSDVRLQLTPLLETDQDSELLLIDLGFGKNRMGGSCLAQVYNQVGKDAPNLDDASVFKSFFIAINQLNKDALISAYHDRSDGGIIITLMEMAFASHCGLDITSNGGIEELFNEELGCVIQVKTQNKQAVIDALNHVGLSSCTRKIASINHTDTIEIISNNKIIYTKSRTELQSLWSTTSFEIAKLRDNPDCAKEEFNNISDNTSGIKIDLSFDINQSVSAPYIKTSTKPKIAILREQGINGQIEMGAAFTKAEFDAIDVHMSDILSGKISLTGFKGLVACGGFSYGDVLGAGRGWASSILYNARAKDEFEAFFNRNDSFALGVCNGCQMISNLTDIIPGSKHFPIFKRNTSEQFEARFSSAQIKQSNSIFLKDMAGSIMPIAIAHGEGRASFASQMDKNHLIMQYVDHDGKPTQNYPHNPNGSDFATAGVTNESGQITIMMPHPERVFRAVQNSHHPKKWHERSPWMRMFENARAWVD
- a CDS encoding YebC/PmpR family DNA-binding transcriptional regulator, encoding MAGHSKWHNIQHRKGAQDAKRGKIFTKLIKEIVIAARTGGGVIENNPSLRMVIDKALAANMKRDTIENAVKRGNGDLDGDNYEEIRYEGYGLGGTAIMVDCLSDNRNRTVSDVRHAFSKHGGNLGTDGSVSYLFIKQGFISFETGDEDQIMEVALDAGAQDIITNDDGPIDVITTPEDFFIVKDALTSAKFKPSHAEVTMEPANRVELNLGDAEKFMKLIDRLEDLDDTQEVYHNADISDEVMAQL